The Streptomyces sp. NBC_01275 genome has a segment encoding these proteins:
- a CDS encoding EboA domain-containing protein, with amino-acid sequence MTHPHADRATPGTTAAGHKGATLALATAAPVPLDALRSHLDTHLHGPARVWFQRALDEAARQPGTHGPISVWELRLAEAGRRCGSRYADAVRVLILDAARADPAALTRVYFQGTADERRAVLHALPHLVPGPDALPLIEDALRTNDTRLLAAAVGPYAARHLDAHGWRHAVLKCLFAGVSVDAVADLEHRARADAELARMLGDHAAERTAAGRPVPQDLRRVLALTAVDPQAADPQAADPQAADPQAVGPHAVGPHATEPHTAVDLPRTDPQCQGASPHRPAHPRRKES; translated from the coding sequence ATGACCCACCCCCACGCCGACCGGGCAACCCCGGGGACGACGGCAGCGGGACACAAGGGCGCCACCCTCGCCCTCGCCACCGCCGCCCCCGTCCCTCTGGACGCCCTGCGCAGCCACCTCGACACCCACCTCCACGGCCCCGCCCGGGTCTGGTTCCAGCGGGCTCTCGACGAGGCAGCCCGGCAGCCCGGCACCCACGGGCCCATCTCCGTGTGGGAGTTGCGCCTGGCCGAAGCCGGCCGCCGCTGCGGCAGCCGGTACGCCGACGCCGTGCGCGTCCTCATCCTCGACGCGGCCCGCGCCGACCCGGCCGCCCTCACCCGCGTCTATTTCCAGGGCACCGCCGACGAGCGCCGCGCCGTCCTGCACGCCCTGCCCCACCTGGTGCCCGGCCCCGACGCCCTGCCGCTGATCGAGGACGCCCTGCGCACGAACGACACCCGGCTCCTCGCCGCCGCCGTCGGCCCCTACGCCGCCCGCCATCTCGACGCCCACGGCTGGCGCCATGCCGTACTGAAGTGCCTCTTCGCCGGGGTGTCCGTCGACGCGGTGGCGGACCTCGAACACCGGGCCCGCGCCGACGCCGAACTCGCCCGCATGCTCGGCGACCACGCCGCGGAACGCACCGCCGCAGGCCGCCCCGTCCCCCAGGACCTGCGCCGCGTCCTGGCCCTGACCGCGGTAGACCCGCAGGCCGCAGATCCGCAGGCCGCAGATCCGCAGGCCGCAGATCCGCAGGCCGTAGGCCCCCACGCCGTAGGCCCGCACGCCACAGAGCCACATACCGCCGTAGATCTCCCCCGCACGGACCCTCAGTGCCAGGGCGCCAGTCCCCACCGCCCGGCCCACCCCCGCCGCAAGGAGTCCTGA
- a CDS encoding TatD family hydrolase, with amino-acid sequence MRIFDPHVHMTSRTTDDYEAMYAAGVRALVEPSFWLGQPRTSPASFLDYFDSLLGWEPFRAAQYGIAHHCTLALNPKEANDPRCVPVLDELPRYLVKDQVVAVGEIGYDSMTPAEDTALAAQLQLAADHELPALVHTPHRDKLAGLRRTLDVVGESALPPERVLIDHLSETTVKEAKDAGCWLGFSVYPDTKMDEGRMIEILRTYGPEQVLVNSAADWGRSDPLKTRRVGDLMLAQGFGEDDVDLVLWRNPVAFYGLSGRLNLDVTPSEATHEGNSILRGGE; translated from the coding sequence ATGCGTATCTTCGACCCGCATGTCCATATGACCTCCAGGACCACCGACGACTACGAGGCGATGTACGCGGCCGGTGTCCGCGCCCTCGTCGAACCGTCCTTCTGGCTGGGCCAGCCGCGCACCTCGCCCGCCTCCTTCCTCGACTACTTCGACTCCCTCCTCGGCTGGGAACCCTTCCGCGCCGCCCAGTACGGCATCGCCCACCACTGCACGCTCGCCCTCAACCCCAAGGAGGCGAACGACCCGCGCTGCGTCCCCGTCCTGGACGAGCTGCCCCGCTACCTCGTCAAGGACCAGGTCGTCGCCGTGGGCGAGATCGGCTACGACTCGATGACCCCCGCCGAGGACACCGCCCTCGCCGCCCAGCTCCAGCTGGCCGCCGACCACGAGCTGCCCGCGCTGGTGCACACCCCGCACCGCGACAAGCTCGCCGGTCTGCGCCGCACCCTCGACGTCGTCGGGGAGTCCGCCCTGCCCCCGGAGCGGGTCCTGATCGACCACCTCAGCGAGACCACCGTGAAGGAGGCCAAGGACGCGGGCTGCTGGCTGGGCTTCTCGGTCTATCCGGACACCAAGATGGACGAAGGCCGGATGATCGAGATCCTGCGGACGTACGGGCCGGAACAGGTCCTGGTGAACTCCGCCGCCGACTGGGGCCGCAGCGACCCCCTCAAGACCCGCAGGGTCGGTGACCTGATGCTGGCGCAGGGCTTCGGCGAGGACGACGTCGACCTGGTCCTGTGGCGCAACCCCGTCGCCTTCTACGGGCTCAGCGGCCGCCTGAACCTCGACGTCACCCCCTCCGAGGCGACCCACGAGGGCAACTCGATCCTGCGCGGCGGGGAGTGA
- the eboE gene encoding metabolite traffic protein EboE: MRFRHPDGSTVHLAYCTNVHPAETLDGVRAQLRDHCEPVRRRLGRDRLGIGLWLAKDAAHTLDTDPSALRALRTELDRRGLEVVTLNGFPYEGFGGDEVKYRVYQPDWSDPARLDHTTALARILAGLLPDDVTEGSISTLPLGWRTAWNAERAKTAHSALLTLADRLDALAELTGRSVRVGLEPEPGCTVETTGDALAPLTAVGHPRIGVCIDTCHLATSFEDPHTALDALAEARVPVVKSQLSAALHAEHPRLPAVREALAAFDEPRFLHQTRTVTATGLHGVDDLGEALDGTVLPDATPWRAHFHVPLHAAPAAPLTSTLPVLKAALTRLVAGPHPLTRHLEVETYTWQALPAELRPRARAQLADGIAAELSLVRDLLTDLGLKELP; encoded by the coding sequence ATGCGCTTCCGCCACCCCGACGGCAGCACCGTCCACCTCGCCTACTGCACCAACGTCCACCCCGCCGAGACCCTCGACGGTGTCCGTGCCCAACTGCGCGACCACTGCGAACCCGTCCGTCGGCGCCTGGGCCGCGACCGGCTCGGCATCGGCCTGTGGCTCGCCAAGGACGCCGCTCACACCCTGGACACCGACCCGTCCGCCCTGCGCGCCCTGCGCACGGAACTGGACCGGCGCGGCCTCGAGGTCGTCACCCTCAACGGCTTCCCCTACGAGGGCTTCGGCGGCGACGAGGTCAAGTACCGCGTCTACCAGCCGGACTGGTCCGACCCGGCACGCCTCGACCACACCACCGCCCTGGCCCGTATCCTCGCCGGACTCCTCCCCGACGACGTCACCGAGGGCAGCATCTCGACCCTCCCCCTCGGCTGGCGCACCGCCTGGAACGCCGAACGCGCGAAGACGGCCCACTCCGCCCTGCTCACCCTCGCCGACCGCCTCGACGCGCTCGCCGAGCTGACCGGCCGCTCCGTCCGCGTCGGGCTCGAACCGGAGCCCGGCTGCACCGTCGAGACCACCGGCGACGCCCTCGCCCCGCTCACGGCCGTCGGCCACCCGCGCATCGGCGTCTGCATCGACACCTGCCACCTCGCCACCTCCTTCGAAGATCCGCACACCGCCCTGGACGCCCTCGCCGAAGCCCGCGTCCCCGTCGTCAAATCCCAGCTGTCAGCCGCCCTGCACGCAGAACACCCCCGTCTCCCCGCCGTCCGCGAAGCCCTCGCCGCGTTCGACGAACCCCGCTTCCTGCACCAGACCCGCACCGTCACCGCCACCGGTCTGCACGGAGTGGACGACCTCGGCGAGGCCCTCGACGGCACCGTCCTGCCCGACGCCACGCCCTGGCGCGCCCACTTCCACGTCCCGCTGCACGCGGCCCCCGCCGCGCCCCTCACCTCCACGCTCCCCGTGCTGAAAGCCGCGCTGACCCGGCTCGTCGCCGGTCCGCACCCACTCACCCGGCACCTCGAAGTCGAGACCTACACCTGGCAGGCCCTCCCAGCCGAGCTGCGACCCCGTGCCCGCGCCCAGCTCGCGGACGGCATCGCCGCCGAACTCTCGCTGGTCCGGGACCTGTTGACGGACCTCGGCCTCAAGGAGCTCCCATGA